In Nicotiana tabacum cultivar K326 chromosome 2, ASM71507v2, whole genome shotgun sequence, the following proteins share a genomic window:
- the LOC107796960 gene encoding E3 ubiquitin-protein ligase listerin-like has protein sequence MGRPKGDGARSKSRPSSSSLAASLLPQGSTPVGFGGYMGTSRVDSSLSAEDSPPFLDIDSEVAQHLKRLARKDPTTKLKALASLSQLFQQKTAKDIIPTIPQWAFEYKKLLLDYSREVRRATHDTMTNLVAIVGRDLVPYLKSLMGPWWFSQFDSVYEVSLAAKRSLQAAFPAPEKRLDVLMLYTSEIFKYIEENLKLTPQSMSDKSVASDELEEMHMQVISSSLLALATLLDVVVSAQPERSVSVAESKRASKAKAIAVSCAENLLSAHKLFLGFLKSQSPAIRSSTYSVMRSFIKNIPHAIKETDITHLADAILGAFHEKDPSCHSSMWDVILLFSEKFPESWSILKIKKSALSRFWHFLRNGCFGSQQVSYPALLLFLDVLPAQAVEAEKFLLEFFQNLWAGRSLSYSLHLDRLAFFRAMREGFLFCLKNMDRFSDAANSHRFQRTLTDQILLKLLWQEYLFSVSSKNQERVFSSMDSSDDGVQPSHQGSRQLNVKIPEGYVQDLGKCIVEILSDFSFLEADLLLQFCSAFQQTCSGVFQQTDSSVENGEGVTEFLSVVNQQAVRKGETWPLVYLVGPTLSKSFPLIKTLDPPNAVRFMVAAISIFGPRKIIQEIFCIEPEAKQFLHVFKEIFIPWCLQANSPTTSMRLDLLLSLLDDECFAEQWASIVTHATNLEELKSGNRVVDSDCLSLLAMLVEKAREQTSIRGTFQVPYAARWHHQLLDSTAISVARAFPPFETSSVSYMRAVLGGIAGDDETNFLSQSTLVLVLEEVLKKLTVFIMDSPFIWVKETCSVILIRDKNTELGFEPSTDVNQMVNFALQVLDGGFCALKCLNHEIELVSRILAVIFVIKWECSMATFFNDKFGEESAEKIKTRLASCELVHSLDRKIENQFLFSINIDSRKSLESILVQSVRIAVLKDRNLDAAKVASLCCHWVLELLECLCPDQFGEQKLLDRFLSQDDSWPAWVAPDMKDGKRAAVVKTESASTDTPRDTRFVALIDRLIPKIGFDKIIAGAVSDVSPSSTEDPSNQPTTTLQCHYSRAWLAAEILCTWKWNGGSALCSFLPHLCDYLNSECYTPEDELLDSIVTILLDGALIHGGITELSLSNLPPVTNMDSIGEPFLRAVVSLLSRLFVDDVWGKDKAIFLFYLLRNKLHIGETININCLRIFPSVMSVIIRPLSFPFDKENANMQSASSECCEVQEAIMDWLQRTESFPPLNAWQTGEDMADWFHLVISCYPVRPIEGGKELRLERYVSSTERMLLLELFRKQRKNSALSVINKLPVVQILLSKLILVAVAYCWEEFSEDDWEFVLYRFRWWIEAAVIMMEDVAENVNDVMTDGSGCEQLEVTLKRVNDTVSVKDSTPIKLASDALIGFSLFCNISGLEEKELADVSDPLKSDRWEMAKDRIIEGVLRLFFSTAATQAMASSYCSEASSIVASSILGHCKFWDLVASLIVESSSIAREKAVKSVEIWGLSKGPVSSLYAMLFSALTLPSLRCAAYVILSTEPVSHLALHTVDKTSSSDGDAYNNQDTDGSTEESLHLREEVSSLLEKLPFEALEMDLLAFERIKVFLAWSLLLSHLVSLPSSSSLRERMVQYIQEFATSTVLDCLFQHIPLEFCVPSSLKKKDSELPASVSEAAKSATHAITSSSVLFCLESLWPVRPENIASLAGAIFGLMLCILPAYVRGWFSEIRDRSTSSAIEFFTRAYCSPPLIMNELSQIKKANFSDENFSVIVSKSANEVVATYTKDETGMDLVIRLPASYPLRSVDVDCTKSLGISEIKQRKWLMSMMSFLRNQNGALAEAIRTWKSNFDKEFEGVEECPICYSVLHTSNHSLPRLACKTCKHKFHSACLYKWFSTSHKSTCPLCQSPF, from the exons AAGAGACTTAGTTCCTTATCTGAAGTCTTTGATGGGACCATGGTGGTTTTCCCAGTTTGATTCTGTCTATGAAGTTTCCCTGGCTGCAAAAAGATCATTGCAG GCTGCTTTTCCAGCACCAGAGAAGAGACTAGATGTCTTGATGTTATACACATCAGAGATATTCAAGTACATTGAGGAAAATCTGAAGCTTACTCCCCAGAGCATGTCAGATAAGAGTGTGGCATCAGATGAACTGGAAGAGATGCACATGCAG GTTATTTCTTCATCACTGTTGGCATTGGCCACCCTTCTTGATGTTGTGGTCAGCGCACAACCTGAACGGTCTGTTTCTGTAGCTGAGTCAAAGCGTGCTTCTAAAGCCAAGGCCATTGCTGTGTCTTGTGCTGAGAACTTGCTATCTGCTCATAAGTTATTTCTGGGATTTCTGAAGTCTCAGAGCCCCGCTATTCGCTCATCCACTTATTCGGTCATGAGAAGTTTCATAAAAAATATTCCTCATGCTATTAAAGAAACAGACATTACACATCTCGCGGATGCAATACTTGGAGCTTTCCATGAAAAGGATCCCTCTTGCCATTCATCAATGTGGGATGTGATCTTACTGTTTTCTGAAAAATTTCCAGAGAGTTGGAGtatcttgaaaattaaaaaatctgCTTTAAGTAGGTTCTGGCATTTTCTTCGAAATGGTTGTTTTGGATCCCAGCAAGTATCATATCCTGCTCTGTTATTATTCTTGGATGTTCTACCTGCACAAGCAGTTGAAGCAGAGAAGTTTCTTCTTGAATTCTTTCAGAATTTGTGGGCAGGAAGAAGCTTGAGTTATTCATTACATCTAGATCGTCTTGCCTTCTTTAGAGCGATGAGAGAAGGTTTTCTATTTTGCTTGAAAAACATGGATAG GTTTTCTGATGCAGCAAATTCCCACAGATTTCAGCGGACACTTACAGATCAGATCCTCTTAAAGCTGCTGTGGCAGGAATACCTGTTCTCTGTCAGCTCAAAGAACCAGGAAAGGGTCTTCTCTTCTATGGATTCTTCTGATGATGGCGTTCAACCTTCTCATCAGGGATCAAGACAACTTAATGTCAAAATTCCAGAGGGTTATGTGCAAGATCTTGGCAAATGCATTGTTGAAATCCTTTCGGACTTTTCTTTTCTGGAAGCTGACTTGCTTTTGCAATTCTGTTCAGCATTTCAACAGACCTGCTCGGGTGTATTTCAACAAACAGACAGTTCTGTTGAGAATGGAGAAGGGGTGACTGAGTTCTTGTCAGTAGTGAATCAACAAGCAGTAAGGAAGGGTGAAACTTGGCCTCTAGTTTATTTGGTGGGACCAACGTTGTCAaagtcattccctttgattaaGACACTC GATCCCCCTAATGCAGTGAGATTTATGGTGGCTGCTATCTCTATATTTGGTCCGCGGAAGATAATTCAAGAGATCTTTTGCATTGAACCTGAAGCAAAACAATTCTTGCACGTCTTCAAGGAAATCTTTATTCCCTGGTGCTTGCAGGCTAACAGTCCCACTACTAGCATGCGACTTGATCTCTTGCTTTCGTTACTTGATGATGAATGCTTTGCAGAACAGTGGGCTAGCATTGTTACACATGCAACAAATTTGGAAGAACTGAAATCCGGAAACCGGGTTGTGGACTCTGATTGCCTGTCTCTGTTGGCTATGCTTGTTGAGAAAGCAAGAGAACAAACTAGCATTAGAGGCACTTTCCAAGTTCCCTATGCAGCCCGTTGGCATCATCAACTTTTGGATTCTACTGCCATTTCTGTTGCTCGAGCTTTTCCACCTTTTGAAACTTCTAGTGTTTCATATATGCG TGCTGTTCTGGGTGGCATAGCAGGAGATGATGAAACAAACTTTCTGTCCCAAAGTACATTAGTACTAGTACTCGAGGAGGTTCTTAAGAAGTTGACAGTTTTCATAATGGATTCTCCCTTCATATGGGTCAAGGAAACGTGTTCCGTGATACTTATCAGAGACAAAAACACTGAGCTGGGATTTGAACCTTCTACTGATGTGAATCAGATGGTTAACTTTGCTTTACAAGTGCTTGATGGTGGTTTTTGTGCGTTGAAATGTTTGAATCATGAAATTGAGCTCGTTTCACGAATCTTAGCTGTAATTTTTGTGATTAAGTGGGAGTGCAGCATGGCTACTTTCTTCAATGATAAGTTTGGTGAAGAATCAGCGGAAAAAATTAAGACGAGGTTGGCCTCTTGTGAACTAGTGCATTCTCTCGATCGCAAAATTGAAAATCAGTTCCTATTTAGTATCAACATAGATAGTCGAAAGAGCCTGGAGAGTATCTTGGTCCAGTCTGTGAGGATTGCTGTGCTCAAGGATAGAAATTTGGATGCTGCCAAAGTTGCATCGTTATGCTGTCACTGGGTCCTTGAGCTTCTTGAATGTCTCTGCCCTGATCAGTTTGGGGAACAAAAGCTGTTAGACAGATTCCTAAGCCAGGATGATTCTTGGCCTGCTTGGGTTGCACCAGATATGAAAGATGGGAAACGAGCAGCCGTGGTGAAAACTGAGAGTGCTTCAACTGAT ACCCCAAGAGACACCAGGTTTGTTGCTCTGATAGACAGACTTATTCCCAAGATAGGTTTTGACAAAATTATTGCTGGTGCTGTTTCTGATGTGTCTCCATCTTCAACTGAGGATCCTAGTAATCAACCTACCACAACTCTTCAGTGTCATTATTCGCGTGCCTGGCTAGCAGCTGAAATCTTATGCACTTGGAAATGGAATGGTGGAAGTGCCTTGTGCTCGTTCTTGCCTCATCTCTGTGATTATTTGAATAGTGAATGCTATACGCCTGAGGATGAGTTGTTAGATTCCATTGTCACCATTTTACTTGATGGTGCACTTATTCATGGGGGAATTACTGAACTGAGCCTTTCAAACTTACCGcctgttacaaatatggatagtATTGGAGAACCCTTCCTTAGAGCTGTTGTATCATTACTGTCTAGACTTTTTGTGGATGATGTATGGGGAAAGGACAAGGCAATATTTCTTTTTTATCTGCTTCGGAATAAACTCCATATTGGTGAAACaataaatataaattgtttgagGATATTTCCTTCAGTTATGAGTGTAATCATTCGACCGCTGAGTTTTCCATTTGACAAAGAGAATGCAAACATGCAGTCTGCTTCTTCTGAATGTTGTGAAGTACAAGAGGCTATTATGGACTGGCTCCAGCGAACTGAGTCTTTTCCGCCCTTAAATGCATGGCAAACGGGAGAAG ATATGGCAGATTGGTTCCACCTTGTCATATCCTGCTATCCTGTACGACCAATTGAAGGAGGGAAAGAGTTAAGGCTAGAAAGATATGTCAGCTCTACTGAGAGAATGCTACTGTTGGAATTATTTCGGAAGCAGAGAAAGAATTCTGCATTATCTGTGATAAACAAGCTGCCGGTTGTGCAAATTTTGTTATCAAAATTGATTCTGGTTGCAGTTGCTTATTGCTGGGAAGAATTTAGTGAGGATGATTGGGAGTTTGTTTTATACCGTTTTAGGTGGTGGATTGAAGCAGCAGTCATTATGATGGAGGATGTTGCTGAGAATGTGAATGATGTTATGACAGATGGTTCTGGTTGTGAACAGTTAGAAGTTACGCTGAAGAGGGTCAACGATACCGTTTCAGTGAAGGACTCTACTCCTATAAAACTCGCAAGCGATGCTCTAATTGGGTTTTCTCTGTTTTGCAACATAAGTGGTCTTGAAGAAAAAGAGCTTGCTGATGTTTCTGATCCCTTGAAGAGTGACAGATGGGAGATGGCCAAAGACCGAATTATAGAAGGTGTTCTTCGGTTGTTCTTTTCTACTGCTGCTACGCAGGCTATGGCAAGTTCTTATTGTAGTGAAGCTTCCTCAATTGTAGCATCATCTATCCTTGGTCATTGTAAGTTCTGGGACTTGGTGGCATCACTTATTGTTGAGTCCTCTTCAATTGCAAGAGAGAAGGCGGTAAAATCAGTTGAAATTTGGGGCCTAAGTAAAGGGCCTGTTAGCTCCTTGTATGCAATGCTATTTTCTGCCTTGACACTTCCTTCCCTAAGATGTGCTGCTTATGTTATTCTTTCAACTGAACCTGTGTCTCACTTAGCTTTGCACACTGTCGACAAGACAAGTTCCTCTGATGGAGATGCTTACAACAACCAGGACACTGACGGTTCTACTGAAGAAAGTCTTCATCTTAGGGAAGAAGTTTCTTCCCTGCTGGAAAAACTACCATTTGAAGCTCTTGAAATGGACTTACTTGCATTTGAAAGG ATAAAGGTCTTTCTAGCTTGGTCTTTGTTACTTTCACATCTAGTGTCACTACCATCTTCATCATCCCTGAGGGAGAGAATGGTTCAGTACATTCAAGAGTTTGCTACTTCAACAGTATTAGATTGTCTTTTCCAGCACATTCCTTTAGAATTTTGTGTACCATCAAGCTTGAAAAAGAAGGATTCAGAACTTCCAGCTTCAGTGTCAGAAGCAGCGAAATCTGCAACTCATGCCATCACTTCTAGTTCTGTGTTATTTTGCTTGGAATCGCTTTGGCCTGTCAGACCAGAAAACATTGCTTCACTTGCTGGTGCAATTTTTGGCCTCATGCTTTGTATTCTTCCAGCTTATGTTCGAGGGTGGTTTAGTGAGATACGTGACCGTTCTACTTCATCTGCCATTGAATTTTTCACTAGAGCATATTGTAGCCCCCCTCTGATTATGAATGAACTCTCCCAG ATAAAAAAAGCCAATTTTTCTGATGAGAATTTCTCGGTCATCGTAAGCAAATCTGCTAATGAAGTGGTGGCCACTTACACGAAAGACGAAACAGGAATGGACCTAGTAATTCGTCTTCCGGCATCTTACCCACTGAGGTCTGTGGATGTAGATTGTACCAAGAGCCTTGGCATTAGTGAGATTAAGCAGAGAAAGTGGTTAATGTCAATGATGTCATTTCTTCGTAATCAG AATGGTGCTTTAGCTGAAGCAATTCGCACATGGAAGAGCAATTTTGATAAGGAATTTGAAGGTGTTGAGGAGTGCCCTATATGTTACAGTGTCCTCCACACTTCAAACCATAGCCTCCCACGGCTAGCTTGCAAAACCTGCAAACACAAGTTCCATTCAGCCTGCCTCTACAAGTGGTTCTCCACTTCTCACAAGTCAACTTGTCCATTGTGTCAATCTCCTTTTTGA
- the LOC142166474 gene encoding uncharacterized protein LOC142166474 has product MQWNLKVRVVRMWVMPDRFKPEIPYSIELVLQDSKGDRIHASIGKYVVKFFRNKIHELRLYRMNYFVVGPNNLKLRTTAHNLRLTFTQKTFVEETNDPSFHMNIFNLRSFDQLTNQHDVDQTELLDVVGQVVTYEDVKTYKQGDNQSVFINVVLEDDQRNRILATLWSELVDQIQHHLNESTDEPLIVVFQHMKAQKFRGNYSVRSCWYQTKIWINSTLPQSIDFKSRLLAARQSNFERITQTSSQQSYSVRDELDKGIVLFKTIRDLVQCTQECSYWIAAKLVNLELDQGWSYLACNKCSRKVDKVENKYFCKKCNEEEFSFTHR; this is encoded by the exons ATGCAATGGAATCTCAAAGTTAGAGTTGTTCGAATGTGGGTAATGCCGGATCGCTTTAAGCCGGAAATACCGTATTCAATTGAATTGGTTTTACAGGATTCTAAG GGTGATCGTATACATGCTTCAATCGGAAAGTATGTTGTTAAGTTTTTTAGGAACAAGATACATGAACTTCGCTTATATCGTATGAACTACTTTGTAGTCGGACCAAATAATTTGAAGTTGAGGACTACGGCACACAACCTGAGGCTGACATTTACTCAAAAGACATTTGTTGAGGAAACAAATGACCCTTCATTTCATATGAACATCTTTAACTTGCGCTCTTTTGACCAACTAACAAATCAACATGATGTCGATCAGACAGAATTACTCG ATGTTGTTGGTCAGGTTGTGACCTATGAAGATGTTAAGACCTACAAGCAAGGAGACAACCAAAGTGTCTTTATTAATGTTGTGCTCGAAGATGATCA GAGGAACAGGATTTTGGCAACCTTATGGAGCGAACTTGTGGATCAAATTCAACATCACTTGAATGAATCTACTGATGAgcctttgattgttgttttccaGCATATGAAAGCTCAAAAATTTCGAG GTAATTACTCAGTGCGTAGCTGTTGGTATCAGACAAAGATATGGATAAATTCTACGTTGCCGCAATCTATTGACTTTAAATCCAG ATTACTTGCAGCACGTCAATCAAACTTTGAGCGAATCACTCAAACAAGTTCTCAGCAAAGTTACTCTGTTAGAGATGAGTTAGACAAAGGAATTGTACTGTTTAAAACTATAAGGGATTTAGTTCAGTGCACGCAA GAATGTAGCTATTGGATTGCGGCAAAATTGGTTAATTTGGAACTTGACCAGGGATGGTCATACTTGGCATGCAACAAGTGTAGTAGAAAGGTTGATAAAGTTGAAAATAAATACTTTTGTAAGAAATGCAATGAAGAAGAATTTTCATTTACTCACAGGTAA
- the LOC142168289 gene encoding uncharacterized protein LOC142168289 produces the protein MDGTAFISLLLWNREAMQLIGKSAKELKERLLETSIADADCSYPSELDDILYKKFMFKVIVKQENIESQVEVYKVLKLTDDDDLLKEYNHSLFDDTITDPQFFDGQSSSGDKLFGDLMAETQLKSVLQTPIEKSVSESGSSVLEDGDACNAKISPLKTYDKKTRSANKASAVGPDDDFNSQLSSNKVRRVVKKEKNL, from the exons ATGGATGGAACCGCTTTTATCTCATTGTTGCTTTGGAATCGCGAAGCTATGCAGCTTATAGGGAAGTCCGCAAAAGAACTTAAGGAAAGATTACTTGAG ACTTCAATTGCGGATGCTGACTGTTCTTATCCAAGTGAACTGGACGATATTCTTTATAAAAAATTCATGTTCAAGGTTATTGTTAAGCAAGAGAATATTGAGTCACAGGTCGAAGTCTACAAAGTTCTTAAGCTTACTGATGATGATGACCTTCTAAAGGAATACAATCACAGTTTATTCGATGATACTATCACT GATCCACAGTTTTTTGATGGACAAAGCTCAAGTGGAGATAAGCTTTTCGGG gATCTTATGGCCGAAACTCAGCTGAAGTCTGTTTTGCAAACTCCCATCGAGAAAAGCGTATCAGAAAGTGGATCGTCCGTGTTAGAAGATGGTGATGCTTGCAATGCAAAAATATCTCCTTTGAAGACGTATGACAAGAAGACTAGATCCGCTAATAAGGCATCAGCAGTAGGACCAGATGACGACTTCAATTCTCAACTCTCTAGCAACAAGGTTCGCAGAGTCGttaagaaagaaaagaatctCTGA